A genome region from Macrotis lagotis isolate mMagLag1 chromosome 4, bilby.v1.9.chrom.fasta, whole genome shotgun sequence includes the following:
- the LOC141520211 gene encoding olfactory receptor 4F6-like — MNELNYSVVSEIVFKGIFSSWTMQHLLLGFSSIFYVAIVLGNLLIILTVTFDPQLQSPMYFFLVNLSLIDMCLSSVVVPKMISDLFYECKTISFHGCITQIFFIHFLGGIEMVLLISMAFDRYIAICKPLHYLTIMNPKTCTFLQVSAWVIGLMHSLTQLAFVVNLPFCGPNEVDSFYCDLPRLIKLACVETYKLEVIVSANSGLISICTVFLLFISYIYILFTVQKHSSSGMSKALSTLSAHISVVILFFGPCIFIYVWPFPTMPVDKFIAIIDFIITPILNPSIYAFRNKDMKVAVKRLSSQLVNFKKIS, encoded by the coding sequence ATGAATGAATTGAACTACTCAGTGGTGTCAGAGATTGTGTTCAAGGGAATCTTTAGTTCATGGACCATGCAGCATCTCCTTTTGGGTTTCTCCTCCATATTTTATGTTGCAATTGTTTTGGGAAACCTCCTCATTATACTCACAGTGACCTTTGACCCTCAACTACAATctcctatgtattttttcttgGTTAATCTCTCCCTTATTGACATGTGTCTCTCTTCTGTTGTAGTTCCCAAGATGATTTCTGACCTTTTTTATGAGTGCAAAACAATATCATTTCATGGCTGTATAACCcagatattttttattcatttcctggGAGGAATTGAGATGGTATTGCTTATTTCCATGGCTTTTGATAGATACATTGCCATATGTAAGCCTCTCCATTATCTGACTATTATGAATCCCAAAACATGCACTTTTCTCCAGGTGTCGGCTTGGGTCATTGGCCTCATGCACTCACTGACTCAGTTGGCTTTTGTGGTAAATCTGCCTTTTTGTGGCCCCAATGAAGTTGATAGTTTTTATTGTGACCTTCCTCGGCTCATCAAATTGGCTTGTGTAGAAACTTATAAATTGGAAGTCATTGTCAGTGCTAATAGTGGTTTAATCTCTATTTGCACTGTATTCCTATTATTCATCTCCTACATTTATATTTTGTTCACTGTTCAAAAGCACTCTTCTAGTGGAATGTCCAAGGCTCTCTCCACTCTGTCAGCTCACATCAGTGTAGTAATCCTCTTCTTTGGTCCATGCATTTTTATCTATGTGTGGCCATTCCCAACAATGCCAGTGGATAAGTTTATTGctatcattgattttattattactCCTATTTTAAATCCTTCAATCTATGCATTCAGGAACAAAGATATGAAAGTGGCAGTAAAGAGACTGAGCAGCCAGTTGgtgaattttaagaaaatttcttaa